ACTATCATTCATCCTGGAGAGGTAAGAGCCATATGCAAGTGGATACCAGTTGTGTTTGAATTAATGTCTTTTGCCACATATCACTAGGTTAATATTATCTGTATATGCATAAACTTACGAACAATTGAAACATgctctgtttttttttctttttcttttctcttgAAATGTTTGAGTTAAATCATAAGTTATAAATAATATCCGCTTGTTAATTCCTATGAAGCCATGAAGGTATTTTCATTTCTGTCAAGAGTTTTCCATCTGCTGTTGGCTGATAATCATTTTACAGGTGAACAGAATTAGGGAACTGCCTCAAAACAAGAACATAATTGCTACACATACTGACTGCCCTGAGGTCACTAATCAATTATCTGGGCTTACTTATATGTATTTTTGGAAGTTACGTGTGAACTCGTTAAACATACTTTCATTTTTTACTGTAAAATCAGGTCCTCATTTGGGATATTGAAGCACAACCTAATCGTTATGCTGTTCTTGGAGCTACTGAATCTCATGCTGATTTGGTATGCTCACATTTCCCTTGATTTTTTTTCTCTCTGTCATTTTCATGCTCATATTGTTTCAACGGCCTTTACGTTGTTGAACCAGAAACATGGAATTTTTGTTCCGCTTATATATGTTCAGTAAAATTTACTGTTGGTTCATGACTTTCTAACAATGCCATATACTTATGCAACACATGGATTTAATGTGCCTATTTGAACTTACATTTTTAATGCTAAGCAATTATTTGAGGTAAAAGTTCCAACGTAATTGTGCATCACTCTTTTCGTTAATCATTACATTGAGGTCGTATTTTAAATACGTGTGATAGCTATAGCAACAACAACCATTTTTTCTTACTCCATAATTTTTTTAATATTCATCTTTTTGTCAGGTTCTTACAGGACATGCTGACAACGCAGAGTTTGCTCTTGCAATCTGTCCAACCGAACCATATGTACTCTCTGGAGGTCAGAAGATTGTATAATTGTCAGAATtgtttgactatatatatatacatatataaatgttaaaaGTACAACTAAcccaagtgtatatatatatatatatatatatatatatatatatatatatatatatatatatacacttgggTTAGTTGTACTTTTAACATTTAAAGAGATTAATGATTGTATACCATCTACTAATCATTGAGGATATCTATATCACAGGTAAGGATAAGTATGTGGTTTTGTGGAGTATTCATGATCATATATCAACATTAGCTTCTGCTGGTGAATCAACCAACCCTCAAGGATCATCATCAGCAGGAGGAGGAGGGTCAATTGTTAAGCCGGCTGATAATGCTTCTCTTGGGCCTCGTGGGATCTTTCAGGGGCATACAGATACAGTTGAAGATGTGCAGTTCTGTCCAACTAGGTAATTTGCCTTATTAAGCTACTTACACCATCATTGTTAGTGTTGAAttgaatcttattattattattatagcagTACGCACAGATAGTATGTTAGGCTTCTGAAATTCGACTTCAGGGCACCTGTGTAATTAATGTGTCATGTCATAATAATCATATGATGCTAAAATATATTTATGTTGATGAAGTACGCAGGAATTTTGCAGTGTTGGAGATGATTCTTGTCTGATACTTTGGGATGCAAGAATTGGAACGAATCCAATAATGAAGGTAGGTTTGTTCCAATTTAGGATTCTATTTTAATGACCTGTATCCTTTTATGCGACTGAATTTGGGGTTCATTTCTTGAAATTAGGTCGAAAAAGCACATAATGCCGATGTTCACTGCGTTGATTGGAACCCTCACGATGAGAATTATATTCTAACCGGGTACATTCTTATATTTGTCTTCCATGTTTTAGAATTGTTTAAACTTTTTGGAGTATTTCTTGAGTCAAGATTCAAGAAAGAAGTCAGTTTTAGAAGTATTTCTTGTTTGTTAATGAGACTCCTTTCGTGGAATACTCACATGGTTGTAAAGTAGTTTGGAGTTATTTGTTAAATCGTTTTGTGTCATGTTCAGGTCAGCAGATCACTCTGTTTGCATGTTTGACCGGCGGAACTTAACTTGTGATGGAGTTGGTTCTCCTGTTCATAAATTTGAAGACCACAAAGCTCCTGTTCTGTGCGTTCAGGTTATTAgtctgttttttgtttttttttctttctctgctCTTTTTTCTTTGTAAGGCTATGGTTCAATCTTACAAAAAAATCTATGTATGTTGTAGTGGTGTCCTGACAAGTCTTCTGTCTTTGGAAGTTCAGCCGAGGACGGTTGTGTAAATATCTGGGATTATGAACAGGTATGACATTTTTTTAAGACGATCTAAATCAGTTCCGGTACTAGTTCTGTTCCAATGTAGAAATCCAAACCAGACTGTCAAACTGAATACCAACTTAGGTAGTTTTTATCTAAAGAATCCAACTATAAATTGTCATTTCGAATGAGAACTAGTTTACAAAAATAGATAGGTCTGGTTCTGGTCCCATATGTCGATTGTTTTCAAAAAGCTTAGAATGTCATAAAAGGTAGTTATGCAATTCTTATACGTGATCCACTGCATGCATTGTGTTTCAGGTTGGCAACAAGATAGAACCTGGAATAAGATCTCCAAATGCTGCTTCAGGGTTGTTCTTTAAACATTGTGGTCACAGGTTTAATTCTATCAATCTATGTGATATATAATTTATTTGTTTAAGGACTGCCTAATTTAACTTGCATGATATGTATATTCATCTAAAGACTAGTAAACTACCATCCTTACCTAATTTAACCAAACCAATATAGTAATACATGTCAGAAAACATGTTAATACTTCCATTCTTGGATGATTACAGTTGTCTCAAGAATACATCACAAATATGTAATGAATATATGAAGTTATATTGGGATAAAAGATGATGTTTGCTTTTTATATCTAAAACACCACTGTATATATTGCATCTATTATAAGAATGTTAACAGTAGTTTTTAAAGATACAAATGCTTATATGTGAGCTATAATTATTGTAGTTAGATGGATGATATCTATTTGAGATggcgattttttttatatattaaattgctTGGCAAGTGGTGTGGTAAAACGATTTTCTTAGGTTACATGTCAATTCacttgtgtgtgtgtgttttaattTTGTAACATAAAGAAAGAAACGAGTGGTGCTGGAGAAGCTTTTTAGTACTTTGATGGTGGCAATGGTTTTTGTAACACTTGCGTTTGATGATGTAATAATGAGTAGTAACTGGTGTGGTGTTTTAGGGACAAAGTGGTGGACTTCCATTGGAACGTTTATGATCCATGGACTATTGTGAGCGCATCAAATGATGTTGAAACCACAAGTGGTGGTGGCACCCTTCAGGTATATTAATTTTTactattcattcattcattcattcattcattcattcaattACTTGGAGGTGGGAGATCAAAATGATAGCCACTCAAAACAAAGTGAGATGTTAGGAACGTATATTTTGAGAGACTCCCACCCCCAAACTGTATTAT
This genomic window from Rutidosis leptorrhynchoides isolate AG116_Rl617_1_P2 chromosome 2, CSIRO_AGI_Rlap_v1, whole genome shotgun sequence contains:
- the LOC139890476 gene encoding WD-40 repeat-containing protein MSI4-like, producing the protein MVNELRVLKTCMYFCQYISMEDETAAAAAPLLQHPKKRGRPKGSSNKKLNSYSEQHTVTTTTTTTTTTLTEDLKMGDKKPLAVDDKYTHWKSVVPILYDWLANHNLVWPSLSCRWGPLLEQSKNKNRQRLYLSEQTDGSVPNTLVIANCDVVKPKVAAAEHISQFNEESRSPFVKKYKTIIHPGEVNRIRELPQNKNIIATHTDCPEVLIWDIEAQPNRYAVLGATESHADLVLTGHADNAEFALAICPTEPYVLSGGKDKYVVLWSIHDHISTLASAGESTNPQGSSSAGGGGSIVKPADNASLGPRGIFQGHTDTVEDVQFCPTSTQEFCSVGDDSCLILWDARIGTNPIMKVEKAHNADVHCVDWNPHDENYILTGSADHSVCMFDRRNLTCDGVGSPVHKFEDHKAPVLCVQWCPDKSSVFGSSAEDGCVNIWDYEQVGNKIEPGIRSPNAASGLFFKHCGHRDKVVDFHWNVYDPWTIVSASNDVETTSGGGTLQIWRMSDLLYRPRDEVLSELEDFKAHVAGCGPKA